From the Corythoichthys intestinalis isolate RoL2023-P3 chromosome 13, ASM3026506v1, whole genome shotgun sequence genome, one window contains:
- the bltp3b gene encoding UHRF1-binding protein 1-like isoform X1: MAGLIKKQILKHLSRFAKNLSPDKINLSTLKGEGQLTNLELDEEVLQSLLDLPTWLAINRVCCNKAAIRIPWTKLKTHPISLTLDKVEMEMSTCDEPRPPNGPSPIATASGQSEYGFAEKVVEGMSLSINSIVIRISAKAFNASFELSQLQVYSVNTSWSISDLRFTRIQDPQRGELLTFKEISWQMIRIEADAIQSAEHDMLSAPIRLITNQSKIRVTLKRRMKDCNVVASKLVLILDDLLWVLTDSQLKAMVQYAKSLSEAMEKSAQQRKSLATEEQASPGPHLAQQVRAQQTPAAAEQCDTMAKLFSAYDVCETSHHLQITHLDLHICDDIHAADKVIHKRITGGAMQLSFSSITLDYYPFHRAGDSCTHWLHYSEATKTREGWARSLLDEFKSNVEMLKSAVRGQQASVHSSPGKINTSSTSSFSPLPQSPKTQLMSSSVVLRMADFSIYQVSTADQRRSSPKTMISCNKKSLYLPPEMPAVHIEFTEYYFPDGKDYPIPCPNLYAQLNALQLVLDPRSLVWINLFALDLRQSLEQFMEIYKLNDSQKTDEHVDIKVDGLMLKLVIPADRDPSWPPDLPRSVSIQTSEMVATNTRHPANCTRAHLEALLQAFREEPFFSSSFVSFPRSSSSLPLLNPVFQYHAHEQDTRLHDIYRGLVVPTMGADALKTPAAADFWTLHFAQFWVDYEGKGRPQPFVDSFPLSVWACQPAKILRHQEKLKGLSRSASAESAGRVQRKRLLKEFYSTDGESAPSSSPSNGLHKPHSLDSVPSSSLTSTSKDSDVHLLVQVHKHLSAQVSHQQYVFLMHLQRSIKALQQTLQQDLEKMGGLRKASSQSLAERQPFTVCLGLLLKSAEVSLLLKPAARPDPEGSGSPLGSEVSPPESRGTLEPGGDGDGKRTYSVDQMLCGDTPGAKAPRGPDPLIPAGLTESNRKSSSEERTANNAESRSSDEGGETVPDVFASQDETKLQAGEPLCEDKTAAAKMFQLTSRKGSLSVVSDLLSSSSTSRSTSLYSMSNIGRLMRDRSQSSFSVSYKNMKKSPSLQSLDNISIDSYLLEDSDTYSLLERDDMSISGFKATAESTPGAPSLPAAAPDQDGGVSPDTVSAASQSIDEPTKDIVSVLVLKVHSVCVGMEAVGESTTVALEVDKVTPVQLGNVSLRQYLSNRSLGMVCSMPAQSSQGPAEVRSPSADGARRPEVRARLESGPHAAAHSPLAERNGFLQLRLSGYRASLLMSTLRNMAHFLEDDTTPQVLPMEISVRDTRIHLKDDSQRDSPSDSEPITLHVDSLVIHRRDDGAFSVGGDGDASQVAEVDLASNIGPSTREQMLMEENQCLKAELSRAKMALAEVQMERDSLLHRINTS, from the exons ATGGCGGGTCTCATCAAGAAGCAAATCTTGAAGCATCTCTCCAG GTTTGCCAAGAACCTTTCACCCGACAAGATCAACCTGAGCACCCTGAAGGGTGAGGGCCAGCTCACTAACCTGGAACTGGATGAGGAGGTTCTGCAGAGTCTGCTGGACCTTCCCACCTGGCTGGCCATCAACCGCGTGTGCTGCAACAAAGCCGCCATTCGT ATCCCATGGACCAAGTTAAAGACTCATCCCATTTCTCTG ACACTTGATAAAGTAGAAATGGAAATGAGCACATGCGATGAACCCCGTCCCCCCAACGGACCTTCCCCTATTGCGACTGCTTCCGGTCAAAG CGAGTATGGCTTCGCTGAGAAGGTGGTTGAGGGCATGTCGCTTTCCATCAACTCCATTGTCATCCGGATCAGCGCCAAAGCCTTCAACGCCTCCTTCGAGCTCTCCCAGCTGCAGGTGTACAGCGTCAACACCAGCTGGAGCATCAGCGACCTGCGCTTCACACGCATACAGGACCCTCAACGGGGAGAG CTCCTGACGTTCAAGGAGATCAGCTGGCAGATGATCCGCATCGAAGCAGACGCCATCCAAAGCGCTGAGCACGACATGTTGAGCGCGCCTATCCGCCTCATCACCAACCAGTCCAAGATCCGCGTGACGCTCAAGCGACGC ATGAAGGACTGCAACGTGGTGGCGTCCAAGCTGGTTCTAATCCTGGACGACCTGCTGTGGGTGCTGACTGACTCGCAGCTCAAAGCCATGGTGCAGTACGCCAAGTCTCTcagtgaggccatggaaaagtCAGCGCAGCAGAGGAAGAGCTTGGCTACCGAGGAGCAG GCGTCGCCTGGGCCGCATTTAGCCCAACAGGTGCGTGCCCAGCAGACTCCCGCGGCCGCCGAGCAATGCGACACTATGGCCAAACTATTTAGCGCCTACGACGTGTGCGAGACGTCGCACCACCTGCAGATCACGCACCTGGACCTGCACATCTGCGACGACATCCACGCCGCCGACAAAG TCATACACAAGAGGATCACCGGAGGAGCCATGCAGCTGTCCTTCAGCTCCATCACGCTAGACTATTACCCTTTCCACAGAGCAG gtgaCAGTTGCACCCACTGGCTACACTACAGCGAGGCCACCAAAACACGGGAGGGTTGGGCGCGGAGCCTCCTGGACGAGTTCAAGTCCAACGTTGAGATGCTGAAGAGTGCAGTGCGAGGCCAGCAAGCTTCCGTGCACAGCTCTCCTG GGAAGATCAACACGTCCTCCACCTCGTCCTTCAGCCCGCTGCCACAGAGCCCCAAGACGCAGCTCATGTCCAGCTCGGTGGTCCTCAGGATGGCCGACTTCAGCATTTACCAG GTGTCCACGGCAGATCAACGTCGCTCCAGCCCCAAGACCATGATCTCCTGCAATAAGAAGTCCTTGTACCTTCCTCCTGAGATGCCGGCAGTCCACATTGAGTTCACAGAGTACTACTTCCCAGATGGAAAAGACTATCCCA TCCCGTGTCCCAATCTGTACGCACAACTGAACGCGCTGCAGCTAGTTCTGGACCCACGTAGCCTGGTGTGGATCAACTTGTTCGCGTTGGACCTACGGCAGAGTCTGGAGCAGTTCATGGAGATATACAAGCTCAATGACTCACAGAAAACCGACGAGCATGTTGACATCAAAGTGGATGGCCTCATGCTGAAG CTCGTGATTCCGGCCGATCGGGACCCCTCGTGGCCGCCAGACCTCCCTCGCTCCGTGTCCATTCAGACATCAGAGATGGTGGCCACCAACACGCGGCACCCGGCCAACTGCACCAGGGCTCATCTGGAGGCGCTCCTGCAGGCCTTCCGGGAGGAGCCCTTCTTCTCGTCCTCCTTCGTCTCCTTCCCTCGCTCATCGTCCTCCCTGCCGCTCCTAAACCCCGTTTTCCAATACCACGCTCACGAGCAGGACACCCGGCTGCACGACATCTACAGGGGTCTGGTGGTGCCAACCATGGGGGCCGATGCCCTCAAAACACCGGCCGCCGCAGACTTTTGGACGCTGCACTTTGCGCAGTTCTGGGTGGACTACGAAGGCAAAGGGCGGCCGCAACCGTTCGTGGACTCCTTTCCGCTTTCAGTATGGGCTTGTCAACCTGCGAAGATCCTTCGGCACCAGGAGAAGCTGAAAGGGCTTTCCCGAAGCGCCTCGGCAGAATCCGCCGGGCGTGTACAGAGGAAGCGGCTTCTAAAGGAGTTCTACAGCACAGACGGCGAGTCAGCACCATCCAGCAGTCCTTCAAATGGACTTCATAAACCGCACTCATTGGACAGTGTGCCTTCTTCTTCTTTGACATCAACAAGCAAAGATTCGGATGTCCATTTGTTGGTGCAGGTCCACAAGCATCTGAGTGCTCAG GTGAGCCACCAGCAGTATGTTTTCCTGATGCATCTTCAGCGCAGCATCAAGGCCCTGCAGCAGACTTTGCAGCAGGACCTAGAGAAGATGGGGGGGCTACGCAAGGCTTCAAGCCAGAGTCTCGCCGAGCGCCAGCCCTTCACCGTCTGCCTGGGTCTCCTGCTCAAAAGCgctgaggtctcactcctcctcAAGCCTGCTGCGCGACCGGATCCCGAGGGGTCGGGTTCTCCTCTCGGCTCTGAGGTTTCCCCCCCGGAGAGCCGAGGAACCCTGGAGCCTGGCGGGGACGGCGACGGGAAAAGGACTTACTCTGTGGACCAAATGTTGTGCGGCGACACACCCGGTGCTAAAGCGCCACGGGGACCCGACCCGCTCATCCCTGCCGGTCTGACGGAGTCAAATCGCAAGTCGTCCTCAGAGGAGAGGACCGCTAACAACGCTGAGAGCCGGAGCTCTGATGAAGGTGGCGAAACGGTGCCTGACGTTTTCGCTAGCCAAGATGAAACCAAGTTGCAGGCAGGCGAGCCTCTTTGTGAGGACAAAACCGCGGCTGCCAAGATGTTCCAGTTGACGTCTAG GAAAGGAAGTTTGTCTGTCGTTTCCGATCTCCTCAGCTCCTCATCTACCAGCAGATCCACCTCCCTTTATTCCATGTCCAACAT CGGGCGACTGATGCGCGACCGCTCGCAGTCCAGTTTCTCCGTGTCCTACAAGAACATGAAGAAGAGTCCGTCCTTGCAGTCCTTGGACAACATCTCCATTGATAGTTACCTGCTGGAGGACAGTGACACCTATAGCCTGCTGGAACGAG ATGACATGTCCATCTCAGGGTTCAAGGCCACCGCCGAAAGCACCCCGGGGGCCCCCTCCCTTCCGGCAGCTGCCCCGGATCAAGACGGAGGTGTGTCCCCTGACACTGTCAGCGCTGCGTCGCAAAGCATCGACGAGCCCACCAAGGACATC GTGTCGGTCCTGGTGCTGAAGGTGCACTCGGTGTGCGTTGGCATGGAGGCGGTGGGCGAGAGCACCACCGTGGCTCTGGAGGTGGACAAAGTTACGCCGGTCCAGCTTGGCAACGTCAGCTTGCGGCAGTACCTCAGCAATCGCAGTCTAG GTATGGTGTGTTCAATGCCGGCTCAGAGCAGCCAAG GCCCGGCCGAGGTGCGCTCACCGTCCGCCGATGGTGCCCGTCGGCCAGAGGTGCGGGCCCGCCTGGAAAGCGGGCCCCACGCCGCCGCCCACTCACCGCTGGCTGAGCGCAACGGCTTCCTTCAGCTGCGTCTGAGCGGCTACAGGGCCAGCCTGCTCATGTCCACGCTGCGCAACATGGCACACTTCCTGGAGGACGACACGACGCCTCAGGTGCTGCCCATGGAAATCAGCGTGCGGGACACGCGCATACACTTGAAGGACGACAGCCAGCGCGATTCCCCGTCAGACTCTGAGCCAATCACACTGCACGTGGACAGCCTGGTTATCCACCGACGGGACGATGGGGCATTCTCCGTCGGAGGTGACGGGGACGCAAGTCAAGTAGCCGAGGTCGACCTTGCCTCGAACATTGGCCCGTCAACACGCGAACAA ATGCTGATGGAAGAAAACCAATGCCTGAAAGCGGAGCTGTCCCGGGCCAAAATGGCGCTGGCCGAGGTTCAGATGGAGCGTGACTCGTTACTGCACAGGATCAACACCAGCTAG